From the genome of Culicoidibacter larvae, one region includes:
- a CDS encoding serine hydrolase domain-containing protein, giving the protein MEKQELHDFICTTQPNICQIVAYKDGKEVYSDEWNSYKKDDTCHVMSATKSVVALLIGIALDQGLIKSIHDKVLDYFPEYKVKRGEKTIYDITIKHLLTMQAPYKCKGDPWTKVCSSDDWTKTSLDLLGGRKGLSGEFNYQTVCLHILTALLYEASEMTTVDFANKYLFIPIGAAEHTNYYAETAEEHKQFTMGKDPKTNIWFCDPTNIGTAGYGLCLSAIDMAKIGELCLNKGIYKDKQIVSSEWIAEMIAPTSDSLELYQNMKYGYLWWILDSKKEVYSAIGNSGNIIYIDSENNLVVAITSYFKPTIFDRVDFAEEYIKPFILK; this is encoded by the coding sequence ATGGAGAAGCAAGAATTACATGATTTTATATGTACCACACAACCTAATATATGCCAGATTGTTGCCTATAAAGATGGGAAGGAAGTTTATTCAGATGAATGGAATAGTTATAAAAAAGATGACACGTGTCACGTAATGTCGGCAACAAAGAGTGTTGTAGCTTTACTTATTGGGATAGCCTTAGATCAAGGATTGATTAAAAGTATTCATGATAAAGTATTGGATTATTTTCCAGAGTATAAAGTGAAACGTGGTGAAAAAACAATATATGATATAACCATTAAACACTTGCTTACAATGCAAGCGCCATATAAATGTAAGGGTGATCCTTGGACGAAAGTGTGTTCAAGTGATGATTGGACGAAAACATCATTAGATCTATTAGGCGGAAGGAAAGGTTTGAGCGGCGAATTTAATTATCAAACAGTATGCTTGCATATATTGACAGCTTTACTATATGAGGCAAGTGAGATGACAACTGTTGATTTTGCTAACAAGTATCTATTTATTCCTATCGGAGCAGCAGAACATACCAATTATTATGCGGAAACAGCCGAGGAACATAAACAATTCACTATGGGAAAAGATCCTAAAACAAACATTTGGTTTTGTGATCCTACAAATATTGGCACAGCAGGGTATGGATTGTGTTTATCAGCAATTGATATGGCGAAAATTGGCGAATTGTGCTTAAATAAGGGTATTTATAAAGATAAACAAATTGTATCGTCTGAATGGATAGCGGAAATGATTGCACCAACAAGTGACTCTTTAGAACTGTATCAAAATATGAAGTATGGCTATTTGTGGTGGATATTAGATTCTAAAAAAGAGGTGTATTCAGCGATAGGTAATAGTGGAAATATTATTTATATTGATTCGGAAAACAATCTTGTTGTCGCTATCACCTCTTACTTTAAACCCACAATATTTGATAGGGTAGATTTTGCGGAAGAATATATTAAACCATTTATTCTAAAATAA
- a CDS encoding leucine-rich repeat domain-containing protein, translating into MKKIRIIMSCMSLIVLFSLTIMPINHVVVSAEDAVAPPAAISAIFPDPVVAEYIRNDLGMSSVDDMVTQAQLDTISTIYLNNSGVTSITGFEYLHNISFVLLNGNQISDLGPLSGLTQIDDLGFSGNQISDISPLAGFMDMETLALENNQISDISVLASMTHLVNLYLSGNQISNISALNNKTELSVLTLDNNQVSDISVIASMPELWTLQLDNNIISDVAPIAGLSKLDWVSLSGNQISDVSALSGTPNLQYLLLDNNQLGDVNGLINLPKLIELDANGNAITDISGVTNFPALKWLLLNDNQISDLTPLSSSTQLTGVELNNNLISDLSPLTGLSGLAWLEAEHNQISDVAPIAGLTQLTGVLLSGNRISDISPLAGLQLYDVSLANQEIVLPTIPYRSELSITNGVLDTAGQAVAPATISNGGSYAAPDVIWQLPNLVDSVNYTFSQDVTIGFASGTFSGTVIQPLSSVPEPEPSDSSDNNIVLPTTGSNEMTVLFGGVVLIVLGMAIVRVMKQ; encoded by the coding sequence ATGAAAAAAATCAGAATAATAATGAGTTGCATGAGTTTAATCGTGCTTTTTAGTTTAACAATCATGCCGATAAATCATGTGGTTGTGTCTGCTGAAGATGCAGTAGCACCACCGGCGGCGATTAGTGCAATCTTTCCTGATCCGGTAGTTGCTGAGTATATTAGAAATGATTTGGGAATGAGTAGTGTCGATGATATGGTTACACAGGCACAGCTTGATACAATTAGCACAATTTATTTAAATAATTCAGGTGTTACTAGTATTACTGGATTTGAATATTTGCATAATATTAGTTTTGTTTTGCTTAACGGAAATCAAATTAGCGACTTAGGCCCATTGTCTGGATTAACGCAAATAGATGACCTGGGATTTTCAGGAAATCAAATTAGTGATATTAGTCCACTGGCAGGTTTTATGGATATGGAGACCTTAGCTTTAGAGAACAATCAGATTAGTGATATTAGTGTTTTAGCGTCAATGACTCATCTTGTGAATCTTTATCTTTCTGGGAATCAGATTAGTAATATCAGTGCACTAAACAACAAAACTGAGCTATCGGTTTTAACTTTAGATAACAATCAGGTGAGTGACATAAGTGTTATTGCATCGATGCCAGAACTTTGGACATTGCAGCTTGATAATAATATTATCAGTGATGTTGCTCCAATTGCCGGTTTGAGCAAATTGGACTGGGTTTCGCTAAGCGGGAATCAAATTAGTGATGTCAGTGCGTTGTCAGGGACACCCAATTTACAGTATTTATTGCTTGATAATAATCAACTTGGAGATGTTAATGGCTTAATCAATTTGCCCAAACTTATTGAGTTGGATGCAAATGGAAATGCAATTACTGATATTAGTGGGGTTACTAATTTTCCTGCTTTAAAATGGTTGCTCTTAAATGATAATCAAATTAGTGATCTTACACCGTTGAGTAGCAGTACACAATTGACTGGTGTGGAACTTAACAATAATCTAATTAGCGATTTGAGTCCGTTGACTGGATTGTCCGGACTAGCCTGGTTAGAAGCGGAACATAATCAAATTTCAGATGTTGCTCCAATTGCCGGATTGACGCAATTAACCGGAGTATTGCTATCAGGCAACCGCATTAGCGACATTAGCCCGCTAGCAGGTTTGCAGTTGTATGATGTTTCCTTGGCGAATCAAGAAATTGTCCTGCCAACAATTCCTTACCGCTCGGAGTTAAGCATTACTAATGGTGTTCTGGACACCGCCGGACAAGCAGTTGCTCCGGCAACAATTAGCAATGGCGGCAGTTATGCGGCGCCGGATGTTATTTGGCAATTGCCGAATCTGGTGGATAGTGTTAACTATACATTCTCGCAGGATGTTACTATCGGATTTGCAAGCGGAACTTTTTCGGGAACGGTCATCCAGCCATTGAGCTCGGTGCCGGAACCAGAGCCAAGTGATTCCAGTGACAATAATATTGTTTTGCCGACGACCGGGAGTAATGAGATGACGGTATTATTTGGTGGCGTAGTGTTGATTGTATTGGGTATGGCTATTGTTAGAGTGATGAAGCAATAA